The Daucus carota subsp. sativus chromosome 2, DH1 v3.0, whole genome shotgun sequence genome includes a window with the following:
- the LOC135150499 gene encoding zinc finger BED domain-containing protein RICESLEEPER 2-like — MENEGDYQDELKTPTETLASKSKKRKQMESRARIWDHYIKFASEDSKMKAKCKYCGKELSANSSSNGTSSLHNHLKTCNLYSVQGHQSELVFQNNRDSGLTTLTSFTFDKDLCREKYIKMIVIDELPFKFGEGYGFREFKATVQLMFQIPSRWTVARGSYGIHKGKPIALAIEECLVEWVITRVLSITVDNASSNDVVLERLKGRIGNWDSSVLDGENLHLRCVDHLNLVVKDGWNSTYEMLDVAEKYGRAFDRYDTQDPRYKKHLKLNNIDGRPTSDDWSTMRKFASFLKIFYVLSLKISGTQYVTSSIFLHEIYAIHSILSEWTCGNNVHMCAIGKEMLDKFNKYWGGPRGMNNLLFISVVLDPRHKLQFVLYMLKAMYGIEVSGLMGKSLEEAIHKMFNEYKSRIASNKRMNEGREKRSEDGGMISSDGSASDLEEYLGEKPKIWY, encoded by the exons ATGGAAAATGAAGGAGATTATCAAGATGAACTCAAAACTCCAACTGAAACCTTAGCTTCAAAGTCGAAAAAGCGAAAGCAAATGGAATCTAGAGCTCGAATATGGGATCACTATATTAAATTTGCAAGTGAGGACAGCAAAATGAAAGCAAAGTGCAAGTATTGTGGTAAGGAGTTAAGTGCAAATTCTTCAAGTAATGGTACTAGTAGTTTGCATAATCATTTGAAAACTTGCAATTTATATAGTGTTCAAGGTCATCAATCTGaattagtttttcaaaataatagagATAGTGGTCTCACAACATTGACTagttttacttttgacaagGATTTGTGTAGAGAGAAGTATATTAAGATGATTGTTATTGATGAATTACCATTTAAGTTTGGGGAGGGTTACGGGTTTAGAGAATTTAAGGCTACCGTGCAACTAATGTTTCAAATCCCATCGAGATGGACCGTTGCACGTGGATCTTATGGAAT TCATAAAGGTAAACCAATTGCATTAGCTATTGAGGAGTGTTTGGTGGAGTGGGTAATTACGAGGGTGTTATCTATCACGGTTGATAATGCTAGTTCTAATGATGTTGTATTGGAGAGATTAAAAGGTAGAATTGGTAATTGGGATTCTAGTGTTTTGGATGGAGAGAATTTACATTTACGGTGTGTTGATCATTTAAATTTAGTTGTTAAAGATGG ATGGAATTCAACATATGAGATGTTAGATGTGGCGGAGAAATATGGAAGGGCATTTGATAGGTATGATACACAGGATCCTAGATACAAAAAACATCTCAAGTTGAATAACATCGATGGAAGGCCTACGAGTGATGATTGGAGTACCATGAGAAAGTTtgcatcatttttaaaaatattttatgttctAAGTTTGAAGATTTCAGGGACACAATATGTTACTTCTAGTATTTTCTTGCATGAGATATATGCCATTCATTCTATCTTGAGTGAATGGACATGTGGTAATAATGTTCACATGTGTGCTATTGGAAAGGAAATGTTGGATAAGTTTAATAAATATTGGGGAGGTCCAAGAGGAATGAataatcttttgtttatttcagTTGTACTTGATCCAAGGCACAAGTTACAATTTGTGTTGTATATGTTAAAAGCCATGTATGGAATTGAAGTTTCGGGCTTGATGGGAAAATCATTAGAAGAAGCAATACATAAGATGTTCAATGAATACAAATCAAGGATTGCATCAAATAAAAGAATGAATGAGGGTAGAGAGAAAAGAAGTGAAGATGGTGGAATGATCTCAAGTGATGGTAGTGCATCGGATTTGGAAGAATATTTGGGTGAAAAACCAAAAATATGGTATTAG